One genomic segment of Streptomyces sp. TLI_146 includes these proteins:
- a CDS encoding DUF2264 domain-containing protein translates to MPTPPVNRELGNHEPGDHEFGNQQPSNHELSPCTGWTRAHWERTADQLLLAVRPYASPRHGLINLPGARPSRSGPRSDGLEGYARTWLLAALRIAGAHGDDPHGHLDRYAEGLASGTEHPLPTGELGSGALDAWPRMAEVRQAVVESASVALGLRLTRPWLWDGLDDRVRERVVDWLLPALGPSPVDNNWWFFGLTVAGFLQDAGIETDRAAATVERALEHVDQWYLGDGWYSDGPNRSFDHYNGWALHFYPVLHAHLGDNRELLDRYGPRLHAHLDAYTRMFGADGAPMPYGRSLTYRFAAAAAPWLGALTGHTPLTPGATRRLASGALRYFTGREPGRGAVGGRGAVDGRGLLTLGWHGPYPPIVQSYSGPASPYWAAKGFLGLLMPPEHPVWTAVEEPLPVEKGDAAVVLRAPNTLIQSTASDGLVRLHNHGTNSHVGTEEDPCYARFAYSTRTGPASAGVRDNHFGLVLDDGTVTARGPAEPVGHGPGWAASATRPLPGVRIVSATLVHGRAEVRAHLVDGVPPGTRVRQTGWAVTHSDETGQLHAVEGYGPHARVVEAGSTLFGPRARVAVLDGATGDGPSVFVALASLTGEERPAPVSDLVTAVRVEGHTVRVTWSDGTASELTLGVDGLPEGTDRLTEGRTCGPSGT, encoded by the coding sequence ATGCCGACACCGCCGGTGAACCGTGAGCTCGGCAACCATGAACCCGGCGACCACGAGTTCGGCAACCAGCAGCCCAGCAACCACGAGCTCAGCCCCTGCACCGGCTGGACCCGTGCCCACTGGGAGCGCACGGCCGACCAACTCCTGCTCGCCGTACGCCCGTACGCCTCACCGCGCCACGGCCTGATCAACCTGCCCGGCGCGCGCCCGAGCCGGTCCGGTCCCCGCTCCGACGGCCTCGAAGGGTACGCCCGCACCTGGCTGCTCGCCGCGCTGCGGATCGCGGGCGCGCACGGCGACGACCCGCACGGCCACCTCGACCGCTACGCCGAAGGCCTGGCATCCGGCACCGAACACCCGCTGCCCACGGGGGAGTTGGGCAGCGGAGCACTCGACGCGTGGCCCCGGATGGCCGAGGTGCGCCAGGCCGTCGTCGAGTCCGCCTCCGTCGCCCTCGGGCTGCGCCTCACCCGCCCCTGGCTCTGGGACGGGCTCGACGACCGCGTGCGCGAGCGCGTCGTCGACTGGCTGCTGCCCGCCCTCGGCCCCTCGCCCGTCGACAACAACTGGTGGTTCTTCGGCCTCACCGTCGCCGGATTCCTCCAGGACGCCGGGATCGAGACCGACCGCGCCGCGGCTACCGTCGAACGCGCGCTGGAACACGTCGATCAGTGGTACCTCGGCGACGGCTGGTACAGCGACGGCCCCAACCGCTCCTTCGACCACTACAACGGCTGGGCGCTCCACTTCTATCCCGTCCTGCACGCTCATTTGGGTGACAACCGGGAACTCCTCGACCGCTACGGCCCCCGGCTGCACGCCCATCTCGACGCGTACACCCGGATGTTCGGAGCCGACGGCGCCCCGATGCCGTACGGGCGCTCCCTCACCTACCGTTTCGCCGCCGCCGCGGCCCCCTGGCTCGGCGCGCTCACCGGCCACACCCCGCTCACCCCGGGCGCCACCCGCCGCCTGGCCTCCGGCGCGTTGCGGTACTTCACGGGCCGCGAGCCCGGCCGGGGCGCGGTCGGCGGGCGGGGCGCGGTCGACGGGCGGGGGCTGCTCACCCTGGGCTGGCACGGCCCGTACCCGCCGATCGTGCAGAGCTATTCGGGCCCGGCCTCCCCGTACTGGGCGGCGAAAGGATTCCTCGGTCTCCTCATGCCGCCGGAGCACCCGGTGTGGACGGCGGTGGAGGAGCCGCTGCCGGTGGAGAAGGGGGACGCGGCGGTGGTCCTGCGCGCGCCCAACACCCTGATCCAGTCCACCGCTTCGGACGGCCTCGTACGCCTCCACAACCACGGCACCAACAGCCACGTCGGCACCGAGGAGGACCCCTGCTACGCCCGGTTCGCGTACTCGACGCGCACCGGCCCGGCCTCGGCCGGTGTGCGCGACAACCACTTCGGGCTCGTCCTGGACGACGGCACCGTCACGGCCCGGGGGCCCGCCGAGCCCGTCGGCCACGGTCCCGGCTGGGCCGCCTCCGCCACGCGGCCGCTGCCCGGCGTACGGATCGTCTCGGCCACCCTCGTCCACGGCCGCGCCGAGGTCCGCGCCCACCTCGTCGACGGGGTCCCGCCCGGCACCCGGGTGCGCCAGACGGGGTGGGCCGTCACTCACTCGGACGAGACCGGCCAACTCCACGCCGTCGAGGGGTACGGGCCCCACGCGCGCGTAGTGGAAGCCGGATCCACCCTGTTCGGCCCGCGCGCACGCGTGGCCGTCCTCGACGGGGCCACCGGGGACGGCCCGTCCGTCTTCGTCGCGCTCGCCTCGCTCACGGGAGAGGAGCGCCCGGCCCCGGTGTCCGACCTGGTCACGGCCGTCCGGGTCGAGGGGCACACGGTCCGGGTGACCTGGAGCGACGGCACGGCGTCCGAGCTCACGCTCGGCGTGGACGGCCTGCCCGAAGGGACCGATCGCCTTACTGAGGGCCGTACTTGCGGCCCGTCCGGGACGTGA
- a CDS encoding SDR family oxidoreductase, with protein sequence MTTALITGATAGIGAAFARRLARDGHDLVLVARDGKRLREQATELHDRHGVEVDVLVADLSTEDGITAVESRLAEPRKPVDLLVNNAGFGNKGRYLDVSMADELKMLKVHIEAVLRLTSAATEGMRERGRGGVVNVASVAAFVPRGTYGASKAWVVQFTQGAARDLAGSGVRLMALCPGFVRTEFHQRAGMGTDNIPGWLWLDADKLVTAALSDLARGKTLSIPDPRYKALMGVVKLAPRGLLGGVTSRTGRKYGPQ encoded by the coding sequence ATGACGACTGCACTGATTACGGGAGCTACGGCGGGAATCGGGGCCGCGTTCGCGCGGCGGCTGGCCAGGGACGGGCACGACCTGGTGCTGGTGGCCCGTGACGGCAAGCGGCTGCGGGAGCAGGCCACCGAGTTGCACGACCGGCACGGCGTGGAGGTCGACGTGCTGGTCGCCGACCTGTCCACGGAGGACGGCATCACGGCGGTCGAGAGCAGGCTCGCGGAGCCCCGCAAGCCGGTCGACCTGCTGGTCAACAACGCGGGGTTCGGCAACAAGGGCCGCTATCTGGACGTGTCCATGGCCGACGAGCTCAAGATGCTGAAGGTGCACATCGAGGCGGTGCTGCGGCTGACGTCGGCCGCGACCGAGGGGATGCGCGAGCGCGGGCGCGGCGGGGTCGTCAACGTCGCCTCGGTCGCCGCGTTCGTACCGCGCGGGACCTACGGCGCCTCCAAGGCGTGGGTCGTGCAGTTCACCCAGGGCGCGGCGCGCGACCTGGCGGGGTCCGGGGTGCGGCTGATGGCGCTGTGCCCGGGCTTCGTACGGACGGAGTTCCACCAGCGGGCCGGGATGGGCACCGACAACATCCCCGGCTGGCTGTGGCTGGACGCCGACAAGCTGGTGACGGCGGCGCTCTCGGACCTCGCGCGCGGGAAGACGCTGTCGATCCCGGACCCGCGCTACAAGGCGCTGATGGGCGTGGTGAAGCTGGCCCCGCGCGGCCTCCTGGGCGGCGTCACGTCCCGGACGGGCCGCAAGTACGGCCCTCAGTAA
- a CDS encoding MOSC domain-containing protein, with product MKLLSVNAGRATAVDYTDAEGGLTGIGKRPVEGPVRIFRPGPKGVGASGVAGDDVCDTRHHGGDHQAVYAYAREDLDAWEKELGRELPGGIFGENLTTYGVDVSDARIGERWRIGADVVLEVSCARIPCRTFAGALGEQGWVKRFTQAQAPGAYLRVIEEGEIRAGDAIEVVHRPAHEVSAAFWFRAFTTERELLPRTLAAGEAMPPERHDTVRKYMERQAARPAS from the coding sequence ATGAAGCTTCTGTCTGTGAACGCGGGGCGGGCCACGGCCGTCGACTACACCGACGCCGAGGGCGGGCTCACCGGCATCGGCAAGCGCCCGGTGGAGGGCCCCGTACGCATCTTCCGGCCCGGCCCCAAGGGCGTGGGCGCCAGCGGGGTCGCGGGCGACGACGTGTGCGACACGCGCCACCACGGCGGCGACCACCAGGCGGTCTACGCCTACGCGCGCGAGGATCTCGACGCCTGGGAGAAGGAGCTGGGCCGCGAGCTGCCCGGCGGGATCTTCGGCGAGAACCTCACCACGTACGGCGTCGACGTCAGCGACGCCCGGATCGGCGAGCGCTGGCGGATAGGGGCGGACGTGGTCCTGGAGGTCTCCTGCGCGCGCATTCCGTGCCGTACGTTCGCGGGCGCCCTGGGCGAGCAGGGGTGGGTCAAGCGGTTCACCCAGGCCCAGGCGCCCGGTGCCTACCTCCGGGTGATCGAGGAGGGCGAGATCCGCGCGGGCGACGCGATCGAGGTCGTCCACCGGCCCGCGCACGAGGTGTCGGCGGCGTTCTGGTTCCGCGCCTTCACCACCGAACGGGAGCTGCTGCCGCGCACCCTGGCGGCGGGCGAGGCGATGCCTCCGGAGCGCCACGACACCGTACGCAAGTACATGGAGCGGCAGGCCGCCCGGCCGGCTTCCTGA
- a CDS encoding LysR family transcriptional regulator produces the protein MIEARHLRVLRAVAATGSFSAAARELGCTQPAVSQQMKALETSAGTPLLIRTGRETRLTQAGEVLVRHASGILAGLTAAEEEVAAIAGLRAGRVRLVSFPSGSSTLVPSALAALRAAHPGTRVSLVEAEPPRSVEMLREGDCDIALAFRYGAATAEEWDDLVVRPLLIDRLVGLVPEGHRLAESGTVDIRDLAEEPWIAGCPRCRRQLVDVCEESGFTPRIDFATDDYPAVIGLVGAGLGVAVLPELAIASVRPKGARTVTVEPAVEREIVALTLPDLARVPAVAATLDQLAGAAARN, from the coding sequence GTGATCGAGGCCCGTCATCTCCGCGTCCTGCGCGCCGTCGCCGCCACCGGCTCCTTCTCGGCCGCCGCGCGCGAGCTCGGCTGCACCCAGCCCGCCGTCAGCCAGCAGATGAAGGCCCTCGAAACGTCCGCGGGCACCCCGCTGCTCATCCGCACCGGCCGCGAGACCCGGCTCACCCAGGCCGGCGAGGTCCTGGTGCGGCACGCCTCCGGCATCCTCGCGGGCCTCACCGCAGCCGAGGAGGAGGTCGCGGCCATCGCGGGCCTGCGCGCGGGCCGGGTCCGGCTCGTCTCCTTCCCCAGCGGCTCCTCCACCCTGGTGCCCAGCGCGCTGGCGGCGCTGCGCGCCGCCCACCCCGGCACCCGCGTCTCCCTGGTCGAGGCCGAGCCGCCGCGCTCGGTGGAGATGCTGCGCGAGGGCGACTGCGACATCGCGCTCGCCTTCCGGTACGGGGCGGCCACCGCGGAGGAGTGGGACGACCTGGTCGTACGGCCGCTGCTGATCGACCGCCTGGTCGGGCTCGTCCCCGAAGGGCACCGGCTGGCCGAGAGCGGCACGGTCGACATCCGCGACCTCGCCGAAGAGCCGTGGATCGCGGGCTGCCCGCGCTGCCGGCGCCAACTGGTCGATGTCTGCGAGGAGTCCGGCTTCACCCCGCGCATCGACTTCGCCACCGACGACTACCCGGCCGTGATCGGCCTGGTCGGGGCCGGGCTCGGGGTCGCGGTGCTGCCGGAGCTGGCGATCGCCTCGGTACGCCCGAAGGGCGCCCGTACGGTCACGGTGGAGCCTGCCGTGGAGCGCGAGATCGTCGCGCTCACGCTGCCCGACCTGGCCAGGGTCCCGGCCGTCGCGGCCACCCTGGACCAGCTGGCCGGAGCGGCCGCCCGCAACTGA
- a CDS encoding WhiB family transcriptional regulator produces MADFSRLPGPNADLWDWQLLAACRGVDSSLFFHPEGERGAARSARENSAKEVCMRCPVRAQCAAHALAVREPYGVWGGLTEDEREELMGRARNRLVTAAGAGAPGERGHG; encoded by the coding sequence ATGGCAGATTTCTCCCGCCTTCCCGGACCGAACGCCGATCTGTGGGACTGGCAGCTCCTCGCCGCATGCCGCGGGGTCGACAGCTCCCTCTTCTTCCACCCGGAGGGCGAACGCGGCGCGGCCAGGAGTGCGCGCGAGAACTCGGCGAAAGAGGTGTGCATGCGCTGCCCGGTACGCGCCCAGTGCGCCGCGCACGCCCTCGCGGTGCGCGAGCCCTACGGCGTATGGGGCGGACTCACCGAGGACGAGCGCGAAGAGCTGATGGGCAGGGCGCGCAACCGGCTGGTGACGGCGGCGGGCGCGGGAGCGCCGGGCGAGCGGGGCCACGGCTAG
- a CDS encoding response regulator transcription factor → MTSVLVCDDSPLAREALRRAVATVPGVERVTTAANGEEVLRRWGADRSDLILMDVRMPGLGGVETVRRLLSADPGARIIMLTVAEDLDGVALAVAAGARGYLHKDASRAELRATVTQALADPTWRLAPRRLRSAEMGAAPTLTAREIQVLEGMSHGRSNAEIGRELFLSEDTVKTHARRLFKKLGASDRAHAVALGFRWGLVR, encoded by the coding sequence ATGACATCCGTCCTCGTCTGCGACGACTCCCCGCTTGCCCGAGAGGCGCTCCGACGTGCGGTAGCGACCGTGCCGGGCGTCGAGCGTGTGACGACGGCGGCCAACGGCGAGGAAGTCCTCCGCCGCTGGGGTGCCGACCGCTCGGACCTGATTCTGATGGACGTACGCATGCCCGGTCTGGGCGGCGTGGAGACCGTCCGGCGGCTGCTGTCCGCCGACCCGGGCGCCCGCATCATCATGCTGACGGTCGCCGAGGACCTCGACGGGGTGGCGCTCGCCGTCGCCGCCGGCGCTCGCGGCTATCTGCACAAGGACGCCTCGCGCGCGGAGCTGCGCGCGACCGTCACGCAGGCGCTCGCCGACCCGACCTGGCGGCTGGCGCCGCGCAGACTGCGTTCGGCCGAGATGGGCGCGGCGCCCACGCTCACCGCGCGCGAGATCCAGGTGCTCGAAGGCATGAGCCACGGCCGGTCCAACGCCGAGATCGGGCGCGAGCTCTTCCTCTCGGAGGACACCGTGAAGACGCACGCCAGGCGGCTGTTCAAGAAACTCGGTGCCTCGGACCGGGCACATGCGGTGGCACTCGGCTTCCGCTGGGGCCTGGTGCGCTGA
- a CDS encoding sigma-70 family RNA polymerase sigma factor, with translation MRDDEPTVIGALVHRAVDGDEQATHDLLAHVHPLALRYCRTRLNRLPGDARHFVEDLAQEVCVAVLMALPRYRDTGRPFEAFVFAIASHKVADLQRAAMRHPGSTAVPSDEMPERPDDSLGPEERALLSSDAEWAKKLLANLPENQRELLVLRVAVGLTAEETGQMLGMSPGAVRVAQHRALSRLRALAEQ, from the coding sequence ATGCGCGACGACGAGCCAACGGTGATCGGTGCACTCGTTCACCGTGCCGTCGACGGCGACGAACAGGCCACGCACGATCTCCTGGCCCATGTTCACCCGCTCGCGCTGCGCTACTGCCGCACCCGGCTGAACCGTCTGCCGGGTGATGCTCGCCACTTCGTGGAAGACCTCGCGCAGGAGGTCTGCGTCGCCGTGCTCATGGCGCTGCCGCGCTATCGGGACACCGGCAGGCCCTTCGAGGCGTTCGTGTTCGCCATCGCCTCGCACAAGGTCGCCGACCTCCAGCGGGCCGCGATGCGCCACCCGGGCTCCACGGCGGTCCCCTCGGACGAGATGCCCGAGCGGCCCGATGACTCGCTGGGCCCCGAGGAGCGCGCACTGCTCAGCAGTGACGCCGAGTGGGCCAAGAAGCTGCTCGCCAACCTGCCGGAGAACCAGCGCGAACTGCTGGTGCTGCGGGTCGCCGTCGGCCTCACCGCCGAGGAGACCGGCCAGATGCTCGGGATGTCGCCGGGCGCCGTCCGGGTCGCCCAGCACCGGGCGCTCAGCCGTCTGAGGGCGCTCGCCGAGCAGTAG
- the guaB gene encoding IMP dehydrogenase — MTANVDGVPDKFAMLGLTYDDVLLLPGASDMAPDQIDTSSYLSKNVKVNVPLLSAAMDKVTEARMAIAMARQGGAGVLHRNLSIEDQANQVDLVKRSESGMVTDPITVHPDATLREADELCAKFRISGVPVTDPAGKLLGIVTNRDMAFESDRSRQVREVMTPMPLVTGKVGISGVDAMELLRRHKIEKLPLVDEAGILKGLITVKDFVKAEKYPNAAKDKDGRLVVGAAVGVAGDAYERAQALIEVGVDFIVVDTAHGHSRLVGDMVAKIKSNSAGVDVIGGNIATRDGAQALIDAGVDGIKVGVGPGSICTTRVVAGIGVPQVTAIYEASLAAKAAGVPVIGDGGLQYSGDIAKALVAGADTVMLGSLLAGCEESPGELLFINGKQFKSYRGMGSLGAMQSRGDRKSFSKDRYFQEGVASDEKLVPEGIEGQVPYRGPLSAVVHQLVGGLRQSMFYVGGRTVPELQTNGRFVRITSAGLKESHPHDIQMTVEAPNYTKR; from the coding sequence ATGACTGCAAACGTCGACGGAGTGCCCGACAAGTTCGCGATGCTCGGGCTGACATACGACGACGTGCTGCTGCTGCCGGGCGCGTCCGACATGGCGCCCGACCAGATCGACACTTCCTCGTACCTCTCGAAGAACGTGAAGGTGAACGTCCCGCTGCTGTCCGCGGCGATGGACAAGGTCACCGAGGCGCGCATGGCCATCGCGATGGCCCGCCAGGGCGGCGCCGGCGTCCTGCACCGCAACCTCTCGATCGAGGACCAGGCCAACCAGGTCGACCTGGTCAAGCGCTCCGAGTCCGGCATGGTGACCGACCCGATCACCGTCCACCCGGACGCGACGCTGCGCGAGGCCGACGAGCTGTGCGCCAAGTTCCGCATCAGCGGCGTCCCGGTCACCGACCCGGCGGGCAAGCTGCTCGGCATCGTCACCAACCGCGACATGGCCTTCGAGTCCGACCGCTCGCGCCAGGTGCGCGAGGTCATGACCCCGATGCCGCTGGTCACCGGCAAGGTCGGCATCTCCGGTGTGGACGCGATGGAGCTGCTGCGCCGCCACAAGATCGAGAAGCTGCCGCTCGTCGACGAGGCCGGCATCCTCAAGGGCCTCATCACGGTCAAGGACTTCGTCAAGGCCGAGAAGTACCCGAACGCGGCCAAGGACAAGGACGGCCGGCTGGTCGTCGGCGCCGCCGTCGGTGTCGCGGGCGACGCCTACGAGCGCGCCCAGGCGCTGATCGAGGTCGGCGTCGACTTCATCGTGGTCGACACCGCCCACGGCCACTCCCGGCTGGTCGGCGACATGGTCGCCAAGATCAAGTCGAACTCGGCAGGCGTCGACGTCATCGGCGGCAACATCGCCACCCGCGACGGCGCCCAGGCGCTGATCGACGCGGGCGTCGACGGCATCAAGGTCGGCGTCGGCCCCGGCTCCATCTGTACGACCCGTGTCGTCGCCGGTATCGGCGTCCCGCAGGTCACCGCCATCTACGAGGCCTCGCTCGCCGCCAAGGCCGCGGGCGTCCCGGTCATCGGCGACGGCGGCCTGCAGTACTCGGGCGACATCGCCAAGGCCCTGGTCGCGGGCGCCGACACGGTGATGCTCGGCTCGCTCCTGGCGGGCTGCGAGGAGTCCCCGGGCGAGCTGCTCTTCATCAACGGCAAGCAGTTCAAGTCCTACCGGGGCATGGGCTCGCTCGGTGCGATGCAGTCCCGCGGCGACCGCAAGTCCTTCTCCAAGGACCGCTACTTCCAGGAGGGCGTCGCCTCCGACGAGAAGCTGGTCCCCGAGGGCATCGAGGGCCAGGTTCCCTACCGCGGCCCGCTCTCCGCGGTCGTCCACCAGCTGGTCGGCGGCCTGCGCCAGTCGATGTTCTACGTCGGCGGCCGCACGGTCCCGGAGCTTCAGACGAACGGCCGGTTCGTCCGGATCACCTCGGCGGGCCTCAAGGAGAGCCACCCGCACGACATCCAGATGACGGTCGAGGCGCCGAACTACACCAAGCGCTGA
- a CDS encoding GuaB3 family IMP dehydrogenase-related protein — protein sequence MTEIEIGRGKRGRRAYAFDDIAIVPSRRTRDPKEVSIAWQIDAYRFELPFLAAPMDSVVSPQTAIRIGELGGLGVLNLEGLWTRYEDPQPLLDEIDQLDEAAATRRLQEIYAAPIKEELIGQRIKEVRDSGVVTAAALSPQRTAQFSKAVVDAGVDIFVIRGTTVSAEHVSGAAEPLNLKQFIYELDVPVIVGGCATYTAALHLMRTGAAGVLVGFGGGAAHTTRNVLGIQVPMATAVADVAAARRDYMDESGGRYVHVIADGGVGWSGDLPKAIACGADAVMMGSPLARATDAPGKGHHWGMEAVHEDVPRGKLVDLGIVGTTEEILTGPSHIPDGSMNFFGALRRSMATTGYSELKEFQRVEVTVADAQHKR from the coding sequence GTGACTGAGATCGAGATCGGGCGCGGCAAGCGCGGCCGCAGGGCGTACGCGTTCGACGACATCGCCATCGTCCCGAGCCGGCGCACCCGGGACCCGAAGGAGGTCTCGATCGCCTGGCAGATCGACGCCTACCGGTTCGAGCTGCCGTTCCTGGCCGCCCCGATGGACTCCGTCGTGTCGCCGCAGACCGCGATCCGCATCGGTGAGCTCGGCGGTCTGGGCGTGCTGAACCTCGAAGGCCTGTGGACCCGGTACGAGGACCCGCAGCCGCTGCTCGACGAGATCGACCAGCTGGACGAGGCCGCCGCGACCCGCCGCCTCCAGGAGATCTACGCGGCCCCGATCAAGGAAGAGCTGATCGGGCAGCGCATCAAGGAGGTGCGCGACTCCGGTGTGGTCACCGCGGCCGCGCTCTCGCCGCAGCGCACGGCGCAGTTCTCCAAGGCCGTGGTGGACGCGGGTGTCGACATCTTCGTCATCCGCGGCACGACCGTCTCGGCGGAGCACGTCTCCGGCGCGGCCGAGCCGCTCAACCTGAAGCAGTTCATCTACGAGCTGGACGTCCCGGTGATCGTCGGCGGCTGCGCCACGTACACCGCGGCCCTGCACCTGATGCGCACCGGCGCGGCCGGCGTCCTGGTGGGCTTCGGCGGCGGCGCCGCGCACACCACGCGCAACGTGCTCGGCATCCAGGTCCCGATGGCCACCGCCGTCGCCGACGTGGCCGCGGCCCGCCGCGACTACATGGACGAGTCCGGCGGCCGGTACGTGCATGTGATCGCGGACGGCGGCGTCGGCTGGTCCGGCGACCTGCCCAAGGCGATCGCCTGCGGCGCGGACGCCGTGATGATGGGCTCCCCGCTGGCCCGTGCCACGGACGCGCCCGGCAAGGGCCACCACTGGGGCATGGAGGCCGTCCACGAGGACGTGCCGCGCGGCAAGCTGGTCGACCTGGGCATCGTGGGCACCACCGAGGAGATCCTCACCGGCCCGTCGCACATCCCGGACGGCTCGATGAACTTCTTCGGCGCCCTGCGCCGCTCGATGGCCACCACCGGCTACAGCGAGCTCAAGGAGTTCCAGCGCGTCGAGGTGACGGTGGCGGACGCGCAGCACAAGCGCTGA
- a CDS encoding nucleotide sugar dehydrogenase, whose amino-acid sequence MPADLAVIGLGHFGLPLAQAAAAAGIETVGHDTDPRVLAELRAGRPPVDGSLTAAELRRMLSGGFRTAADPAELGRVRTAVICAPTPLGADRTLDLSAVADAARTLAARLRPHTTVILESAAHPGTTEDFLRPLLEAGSGLRAGRDFHLAYSASRIDPGNRTHGFATTPKVIGGLTPACTESAAAFYGRITDKVVRARGTREAEMAKLLETNYRAVNIALVNEMAVLCHDMGVDLWDVIRCAETKPFGFQAFRPGPGVGGHGVPLDPTPLPYTGLRMVGLAREINAHMPQYVIQRSTTLLNEHGKSARGARVLLLGVTYKPDLADLEGSPAAEIAGRLIDLGAAVSYHDPHVPDWRVRDQPVPRADSLYEAAAHADLTVLLQHHRTYDLQGLSVKAQLLLDTRGVTPGGAAHRL is encoded by the coding sequence ATGCCCGCAGACCTCGCCGTCATCGGACTCGGCCACTTCGGCCTGCCCCTCGCCCAGGCCGCCGCCGCCGCGGGCATCGAGACCGTCGGCCACGACACCGACCCCCGTGTCCTGGCCGAACTCCGCGCCGGGCGCCCCCCGGTCGACGGCTCCCTCACCGCCGCCGAGCTGCGCCGGATGCTCTCGGGCGGCTTCAGGACGGCCGCCGACCCGGCCGAGCTCGGCCGGGTCCGTACCGCCGTGATCTGCGCCCCCACCCCGCTCGGCGCGGACCGGACCCTGGACCTGAGCGCCGTCGCCGACGCGGCCCGTACGCTCGCGGCCCGGCTGCGCCCGCACACCACCGTGATCCTGGAGTCCGCCGCCCACCCCGGCACCACCGAGGACTTCCTGCGTCCGCTGCTCGAAGCGGGCTCGGGGCTGCGGGCCGGGCGCGACTTCCACCTCGCCTACTCCGCCAGCCGTATCGACCCCGGCAACCGCACGCACGGCTTCGCCACCACCCCCAAGGTCATCGGCGGTCTCACCCCCGCCTGCACCGAGTCCGCCGCCGCGTTCTACGGCCGGATCACCGACAAGGTGGTCCGCGCCCGCGGCACCCGCGAGGCCGAGATGGCCAAGCTCCTGGAGACCAACTACCGCGCGGTCAACATCGCGCTGGTCAACGAGATGGCCGTGCTCTGCCACGACATGGGCGTGGACCTGTGGGACGTGATCCGGTGCGCCGAGACCAAGCCGTTCGGCTTCCAGGCGTTCCGCCCGGGGCCGGGCGTCGGCGGCCACGGCGTCCCACTGGACCCGACCCCGCTGCCGTACACGGGCCTGCGGATGGTGGGGCTGGCCCGGGAGATCAACGCGCACATGCCGCAGTACGTCATCCAGCGCTCCACCACGCTCCTGAACGAGCACGGCAAGTCCGCCCGGGGCGCGCGCGTACTGCTGCTCGGCGTCACCTACAAGCCCGACCTCGCCGATCTGGAGGGCTCCCCGGCCGCCGAGATCGCGGGGCGGCTCATCGACCTCGGCGCGGCGGTGAGCTACCACGACCCGCACGTCCCGGACTGGCGCGTGCGCGACCAGCCCGTACCGCGCGCGGACTCGCTCTACGAGGCCGCCGCCCACGCCGACCTGACCGTGCTGCTCCAGCACCACCGCACGTACGACCTCCAGGGGCTCTCGGTCAAGGCCCAGCTGCTGCTCGACACCCGGGGCGTCACACCGGGGGGCGCCGCCCACCGACTCTGA